TGATGGAACTCCACCTGGCTGCGGTCCACATATTCCCAGCGCGTGTAAAGGATGCGTCCGTCCGGCAACATCCAGGGTGTGTTGTCGTGCTCGGTGTTGGCGGAAATTAACCGGATGTTGCCGCCGTCTGCGTCGCCGCGATAGATCACGCCCACCTGGGTCATCCAGCAGTTGACCCAGCGTTTGCAGCGGGTCGAGACGAACGCAATGCCGCCATCCGGCAAGTAGGCCGGTTCGTAATCATCGAACTCTCCCGACGTGATTTGTTTCAAGCCCTGGCCATCCGTCTGAATCTCGTAGAGGTGGTAAAACTCCGTGCCCGCTTTGCGGTAGGCGAACAGGATCTTCTGCCCGTCGTAATGCACTTGCGGATCGCGGATCGAACCGCCCTCGGCGTCGAGCAAGACGGTCGCCCTACCGGTGCGCGGGTTCCATTTGTAAAGCCGGCCAACGTCAGGCTGGCCATTGCCGGTGTAGGCCTTCTTGGTTTCGTCGTCGCAGTAGTAGCCGATGTTGGCGTAACCAATGCGGGTCATCATACTTCAGGCGCGTGCAGAAAATGATTTCCTGAATGTCCTTCATTGGCCCGGTGAGCGCCTGCTGCAAAAGTGCCGAGCGAGCGGGTGAGGGGGCTTCGGCTTGGAGTGGTATGTTCAAGCCCAACGCGAACGTCATGAGCGGCAGCCAGGGTGGAAAGTTCATGGAACTCAAATCTTAGCCAGCCTCGCCCCGGAAAAACTTGATACGGATCAATCCTGAGAACCGGCATTCACCACCACACCGCGGCAAAGCCGTAATCAAAGTCATTACAGCTTTGCAGCGTTACAAGACTAAAGGCTCAGAGCCTGTCTGAGGATGTAGGGCAGACATCTTGTCTGCCGGTTCACGGGGCATCCTTGCCCCGTCGTCCGGGCGGCAGGATGCCGCCCGAACCGGCAGGCTGGAAGCCTGCCCTACATTTTCAGACAGGCTCTCAGCGTCGGACGCGGAAGAAAGCACTCGTAGCTGTCGATTGAACCTTGTAGCCGGTGGAGGCGCCGGCCACCGCAGCCCAAGGTCCGGTGACACTGCTGGCCGACTCCAACGTCCCGCCACCATCCCAACTAATGGTGATTTCTGCCCCGCTTCTGGCTACCGCAAGCTTGGGAAGGGTCGTGACGGTCGGGGCGGCGAGGGTGAGATGGCCATAGGTAAACTCACTGTGGGCGCGGCCACTCCAACCGGGTTGGGCCTTGCGTCCAGACCCATCATCGTCACACCGATCTTGCACATTGCGGGATTGCAGTACCTGAGAGGCATCCGGCTTTTGCCGAGCCAGTCGGAGGAGAACTGGTCCCAAGTCAAAGCGTCGGTGCCAAAGAAGGTCAAACCCATGGTCGCACTCAAAAACCGGGTGGAACTCGTGACGACGGCCGGGGTGGACGTGTTGGGGGACAGAACGGCTTTGCCGGCGTCTTTGGACGCGATGAATGACCTGGCGCCGCTGGCCCGCGTCCTGGGCTTCACGTCCATTGAAAGCTATGTGACCTGGAAGCGGTTGGAGCCTCGGCGCGAGGGAGACTTCGACTTCAGTTTCTACGACGCGATCGTCCAAAAGCTCGCGGAGTGCGAGCTGAAATGGTTTCCGCTCCTCATCGTTGGTTCTGGCTACGCATTGCCGGATTGGTTCCTCGGCAGCAAAGAATACGCGGGGTTCGTCTGCCTGGAACATGGTCTCTCGAACTCGATTCAGACGATCTGGAGTCCCTACCAACGACGCCATGTGACGCGGTTCCTGCAAGCCTTTGGCCAACATTACGAATCGATGGGCGTGCTGGAGGGGGTGCGACTGGGGCCGAGCGGCAATTACGGCGAATCGCAATATCCGGCCAGCGGCGGCTGGGCTGCCAGAGGCGAGAAGATGCACATCCACATCGGCTGGTGGGCCGGGGACGAGTACGGGCAAGCCGATTTCCGGCGTTGGCTCCAAGAGAAGTACAAATCAGTGGACATGCTCAACAAGGCGTGGGGTGCCGCGATTCGCAGCTTCGACGAAATCAAACTCGTTCTGCCGAACACGATCCTTTCCAAACGGCAGCGGCTGGATTTCACCGGTTGGTACACCGACTCCATGACCGATTGGTGCGATTGGTGGGCCCGCGAAGCGCGCCGCGCCATGCCGAGGACGCCGATTTACCAATCCGCCGGCGGTTGGGGCTTCCGCGAGGCGGGGACTGACTACAGCGCCCAGACGAAGTCCATGGTGGAAGTGGATGGCGGTGTGCGGCTCACGAATGAGACAGACAGTTACGAGCAGAATTTCTACGCCACGCACCTGGCAGCGACGGCCGCTCGTCTTTACCGCGTGAAGCTGGGGTATGAACCGGCCAGCTCACACACGGCGCGCGGTGTCGTGGCCCGGATTTTCCATACGACTTCCACCCAAGGCGATCACCTGTTCACTTACCACAACAATGTGTTTGATCACCAACTCAGCATCGCCAAATGGCTGCGGTATTTACCGATGCTGGACACAGCGCAAGAGCCAATCATTGAGGTGGCAGTTTACTATCCTGAGACCGAGAACCAGTTAAGTGATGCGGCGTTTCGCCACATCTACGCGTGGGGTTTCAATTCGGTCGCCCGAGAAATCCGGCGCGTCGTGGATGTCGATTATCTGGATGATCGACTTATTCGCGAAGGCTTTCTGGACCGATACAAAGTGTTGGTATTCGCCTGGGGCCGATACATCGAGTCGGATGTCCAGCGCCGGATCGACGCCTGGCTGCGCCAAGGGGGTACGATTATTTATCCGCCATACCCTCGGGGCGCCCAGCAGACGATCGAGGACGATTCAAACGTCTTTCAACGCTGGAGCCAGGGTGACGCCGGTCGCGGCGCTTTCCACCGTTTCACCGGCGATGTGGATCCGCCGAGTCGCTACGGCGAATTTGTGAAAACCATCCTTCTTACGACCGCTTCTCTTCATCCTTGGGTCCGCGAAGTGATTGCTGTTCCGCGCCCCGAACACGTCTTTTTCACGGTCCAGGCGGACGGACACGTCCTGGCGCTGAACTACAGTTACTGGCCCGCGCGGGTCGCGTTCGGTTCCGGCGAGGATGACACCATCGAGTCCTACGGCATCGCGCGGCTTCGGATTCGAAGGTGATCCGACTGGCTCGTTGGAAATGGCGGACGTTGACGTTGGTCAAGGGAAGACCAAGCCAGCTTGGTAAAAGGTGGCACCAGTGCAACCGAATTGAAGATGTGCGATCCCAGAGAGAGGTTTCTTGGAAACATGAGATGCGAGCCAATGCACCTCTTCTCCCCAGCCCTCTCCTCCCTTGGGAAGAGAGGGAGAAGACTTCGTTGACCGACAGTTTTAATCGCACCCGATCTTCGACAGCCTGCTTTACGTCTGGGGAATAAGCTTCTATAAGTTGAATATGACCACTACCAGCCGCAGATCGTTCTGTTCAACCGCCGTTGCGGCCCTGGGCCTCAGCGGGCTTTCCGCCGCCGTTCAAAGCGCCACTTCTCCGTACCGCCGCCCCAAGCTGAAGATCACCGACGTGCGCACGGCCATGGTGCGCGCGCACGGCGCTCAACTCCACGTCCGGATTTACACGGACGATGGCTTGATCGGCCAGGGCGAGGCCACGGACGCGGCGGTGGGCGGGCCGGCTTTGGTCGCCTCGTTTCGCCGCTTTTTGATTGGCCAGGACCCGCTCAATGTCGATGCGCTTTTCGAGCGGATTCGCACCTCGGGCATCTTCGCCGGCGCGCAGGCGGGTCAGTACGTGGCAGCGCTCTCCGGGATCGAAATCGCGTTGTGGGATTTGGCGGGCAAAGCGCTTGGCCTGCCGGTTTATCAGTTGCTCGGTGGGAAAATGCGGGATCGCATTCGCATCTATTGCGACACCCAGACGCCGCGACTGAACGATCCGCGATCCAAGGAAAAACTCCAGCAGGTCGAAGCGCTCGGCTTCACCGCGGCCAAGATCGATATCGACGACGCCATGGACCCGATGCGCTGGGATCGCGTGAACTGGACCGCCAGCAATGCCGAGATCGATCACATGGTGCAAAAGGTCGCATTCACTCGCGATACGCTGAACAAGCGGATCGATCTCGCGGTGGACATGCATGGCCGATACGATCTGTCGACCGGCAAGCGCGTGGCCCACGAACTGGAGCCGTTCCGGTTGCTGTTCCTCGAAGAGCCTGTGCCTCCAGAAAATGTCGATGCCATGCGCGACGTCCGCGAATCGACGAAGACACCCATTTGCTGCGGCGAGAATCTTTTCCTTCGGCATGGTTTCCGGGAAGTGCTCGAAAAGCGGGCGGCGGACATCATCATGCCGGACATTCAG
This genomic stretch from Verrucomicrobiota bacterium harbors:
- a CDS encoding glycosyl hydrolase family protein; protein product: MAIGKLTVGAATPTGLGLASRPIIVTPILHIAGLQYLRGIRLLPSQSEENWSQVKASVPKKVKPMVALKNRVELVTTAGVDVLGDRTALPASLDAMNDLAPLARVLGFTSIESYVTWKRLEPRREGDFDFSFYDAIVQKLAECELKWFPLLIVGSGYALPDWFLGSKEYAGFVCLEHGLSNSIQTIWSPYQRRHVTRFLQAFGQHYESMGVLEGVRLGPSGNYGESQYPASGGWAARGEKMHIHIGWWAGDEYGQADFRRWLQEKYKSVDMLNKAWGAAIRSFDEIKLVLPNTILSKRQRLDFTGWYTDSMTDWCDWWAREARRAMPRTPIYQSAGGWGFREAGTDYSAQTKSMVEVDGGVRLTNETDSYEQNFYATHLAATAARLYRVKLGYEPASSHTARGVVARIFHTTSTQGDHLFTYHNNVFDHQLSIAKWLRYLPMLDTAQEPIIEVAVYYPETENQLSDAAFRHIYAWGFNSVAREIRRVVDVDYLDDRLIREGFLDRYKVLVFAWGRYIESDVQRRIDAWLRQGGTIIYPPYPRGAQQTIEDDSNVFQRWSQGDAGRGAFHRFTGDVDPPSRYGEFVKTILLTTASLHPWVREVIAVPRPEHVFFTVQADGHVLALNYSYWPARVAFGSGEDDTIESYGIARLRIRR
- a CDS encoding mandelate racemase/muconate lactonizing enzyme family protein → MTTTSRRSFCSTAVAALGLSGLSAAVQSATSPYRRPKLKITDVRTAMVRAHGAQLHVRIYTDDGLIGQGEATDAAVGGPALVASFRRFLIGQDPLNVDALFERIRTSGIFAGAQAGQYVAALSGIEIALWDLAGKALGLPVYQLLGGKMRDRIRIYCDTQTPRLNDPRSKEKLQQVEALGFTAAKIDIDDAMDPMRWDRVNWTASNAEIDHMVQKVAFTRDTLNKRIDLAVDMHGRYDLSTGKRVAHELEPFRLLFLEEPVPPENVDAMRDVRESTKTPICCGENLFLRHGFREVLEKRAADIIMPDIQKCGGLLESRKIADMAHTYYVPVAPHCVVSPIGTMASCHVCAAIPNFLALEWHWVERLALWKDFVQEGEIIERGFVTLPDRPGIGVEMNEEAARKFRIEGTGWFEN